The Rhodothermus marinus DSM 4252 DNA segment GACGCCGCCGCCCGTTCCGCCGAAGTAGTGCACGAGCGGCTGGCCGCGCACGCCCGTGACGGCCGTCGAGCGGCCGCCCCGGAAGGGGCCGATCATGCGAAAGTGCAGCGTGTCGAACAGGGCCGGATCGTAGCCGTGGGGCGGCTGCGGCGTCTGTCGCTGCGCCCACACGCCGGGCTCGGGCAACAGCAGAAACGCCAGCAGGAGCAGGAGACCGTAACGCATGGCCGAATCAGGGGCTGGTGATCACTTCTGGCACAAATGTAAGCCCTTCCGAAAACAAGTGCCAGCACAAAAAACGCGGGCTCCGAAAAGGAACCCGCGTCTGACTATGCGCAAAGCAACTTGCTTATTCGTTGGGCATGGCCGGCATGCGGGCGGCGTCCGAAGGCGGCTGCGACTGCTGCTGCAGGGCCCGCATGTCGTTGTACTTCGAAGGGCACTTCATCAGGATCTCGCGGGCGTGGAACACGTCGCCTCGCATGCGTCCCATCACCACGAGCTGCTCGGCATCCTCGAAGTTGGCCGGCTTGGGATTCGGATATTCGACGCGTCGTACCGTACCCGCCGCATCCCGCATGTAGAACGTGAACACGTTCCGCGCCGGATCGTAACGCACGGGCCGCTCGCGCACCCACTGGCCCACCACGTGCGCCTCGGACCCGCTGGCGGCCGCTTCTTCAAAATTCATATATCCGCCCACCTTTTCTCCAAAGCTCAGCATGACCATGGCGAAAAAGCCGCCCAGCAGGACGACGCCGACGATCGTTTTCATCAACCGCTTATTCATGACGACAACCCCGTGTTGGCTTCCGGGAGACGTTCCTGCAACGTGCGTTCCAGGCGGTCAAGTTTCCGATCGGTTCGGAAAATGAACAGAATCAATCCGAACCAGATGATCAGCACGACGGCCAGCACCACGTAGAGCTTGTCTTCGGCCAGCATGACGCGCTCGATGCCCTGCGGGGGCTTTGTGGGGACGTCCGCCGTGGCCCAGATCGTATCGTAGGGCGTGGCAATGCCCGTCGTATCGGTCAGCGCCTGCAACTTCATGATTCCGGCTCCAGCATGGTGGCTTTGCGCATTTCCAGTCGCCGCTCCAGCAGGGCCAGCCGCACCCGTTGCGTGTAGAGCACCCAGAACAGCCCGATGAACCCGAGCACGGCCGGATAGAACACCAGCCGCATGATCGGGTGCGTGATGTCGCTGAAGGCCGGATTGCCCTCGGCGCCCGGATGCAGGCTTTCCATCTGGCGCGGCAAGACGTACAGCAAAAACGGCATGGTGACAAAGGCGAACAGGTTGTAGACGGCCGCCACACGCCCGCGCTTTTCGGGATCCTCGACGGCGCTCCGGAGCACGAAGTAGGCGCCGTAGATCAAAAGCTGGATGACCACAAAGGATTGCTTCGGGTCAAAATTCCACCAGAGCGACGTGCCCAGATACCAGGTAAAGCGTGCCCAGACGATCCCGGTGGCCAGTCCGAGCAGTCCGAAGACGATGCCCACCCGCGCCGCCTCCCGCGCCCGCAGATCTCGAACGGGATCGCCCGATTGCAGATAGCGCAGCGAGTGGTAGGCCGACACCAGTGCGGCGGCCATCAGCGTGAACCACATCGGCACGTGGAAATACAGGTTGCGCGCCGTGTGCTCCAGGATGTGAATGCGGGGAATGCGCAGCAGGAAGGCGCCCAGCACGACGAGCGTCAGCCACACGACGACGGCGTTCCGGATCAGCCGGTAGCGCCGCAGGTTCACGATGGATGCCGTTTCGGCCATGGTCAGTCCAGCCAGATGTAATCGAACAGGAGCACGGCCGCCGTGATGACGGCTCCGCCGAAGCCCACAAGCGTCAGCAGTTCGTCCGTGGCCGCCGCCCAGCCTTCGGCCACCAGCAGCGCGCTGCGCGTGGCCTCGACGGCCGACAGCAGCAGCGGCACGAGCACCGGAAACAGCAGCACGGGCAACAGGGCCCCGCGGCCGCCGGCCGCCCGCGCGATCAGGGCGCTCAGCAGCGTGGTGGCGCCTGCCAGCCCGATCGATCCCAGCAGGAGCGTCAGGGCCAGCAGGCCCGGCCAGGCCACCTGCACCCGCAGCAACACGGCAAACGCCCCCACCGCCACCAGGTTCAGCGCCAGCAGCAGCACGAAGTTCACCAGCAGCTTGCCGGCATAGACGGCGCCCGGCCGCAGGTTGAGCTGGAGCAAAAGCATCGTGCCCCGCTCCTCCTCGCTGATGAAGGCCCGGCCCAGGCCGACCGCCGCGGCAAACAGCAGCACCGTCCACAGCAGGGCCGCCTGCACACGCGCGCTCAGCGGCGTCGGACCCACCGCAAACGCCATCACCACGAGCGCCCCCAGCGCGAACAGCAGCAGCATGTTGATCGCGTAGCGGGCCCGCAGTTCCAGCTTGATGTCCTTTTCGAAGACGGCCCAGAATCCGCGCAGCCAGGCCTTCATACAAGCAGTCGTTTCGTACCTTCCATGCGAATCGTTCAAAGATACAGGACCGCAGAAGAAAATCCGCCGAAGAAATGACCGAAGATCGCATGCTCGGGGCCCTGATGGGCACGGCCGTGGGCGACGCGCTGGGCATGCCCGTCGAGGGCCTCAGCCACACGAACGTCCGCACCTACTACAGAGGGATCAAGCAGTACGAGCCGGACCGGCACCGCCGCGACCTGACGGCCGGTCAGTGGACCGACGACACGCAGTTCACCTTTGCGCTGGCCGAAGCGCTGACCGACTGGCTGCGGGCGACCGATCACCCGTACCGCTTCGACGCGGCGCTTGCCGAACGCCTGGCCGCCGCCTACGTGGCGCTACTGCCCGAAGCCCGGCGCTGGGGACCGACGAGCCGGGCGGCCGTCGAGCGCCTGGCCGCGGGCACGCCCTGGACCGAAGCGGGCGACGCTGCCCATCCGTCCAACGGCGCCGCCATGCGGGCCGCACCGCTGGGCGTCTGGTGGGCGGCGCTCGAGATCCCCTTTGCGCAGGCGCTGGCGTTCCTCCGGGCCGTGCTGGAAGTCACGCACCGCCACCCCGCGGCGCTGGTGGCCGGCATCGGACAGGCCTTCGCCGTGGCCGAGGTGCTGCGCACGTCGCCGGAAGCGTTCGATCCGCCGACCTTCTGGAACCGCCTTCTCGAAGTCGTACAGCGCGCCGAAGCCGAACTCGGCGATACGTCGGCCGCCTGCTCGCGGCGCCTGGCGTTGCTGGCCGATCACCTGCGCGACTTTCCGCTGGACCTGCAGGACCTCTGCCACGGCACGAGCGCCCGGGCCGACGAGAGCTGGCCCTTCGCCGTGGCGATGTTCGTCCGCAACCCGGACCTGCTCGAAGCCACGCTGCTGTCGGCCATCAACGTCGGGGGCGACGCCGACACCGTGGGCGCCATGGTAGGCGCCCTGCTCGGCGCCCGGCACGGCTGGCACGCCTTTCCCGACGTCTGGCGTCGCGAACTGGAAGCCGCCGACCGCCTCGAAGCCAGCGCGCGCGCCTTCCTTCAGGCCCTGCAGACCGCCAGAACGGAACCGCACTGACCGAATCACAGAGGAGTCGCCTCCCAAAAGATCTTCGTCTCGGAGACCCTTATCGGAAATCAGCCAGGGCGGCCCGGAGCTGCCGGAGCGCCTGGGTCATCTGATTCTCCACGGTCTTCGGACTGATGCCCAGCACTTCGGCCGCCTCCCGATAGGTCAGGTCCTGCAGAAAACACAGTTCGAAGACGGCGCGGCGGCGTTCAGGAAGCCGGGCGATCGCTTCCTCGAGCCGCGCCCGGAGCAACGCAGCGTCGGTCTGGCGGTCCGCTCCCGGCGAGGGATCCGACAGCTCCGGCAATGCCTCGTCCGAATGCAACCGACGCGTGTCCCGGAAGTGGTTCAGCGCCCGGTTGTGCCCGATCCGGAACAGAAACGCCCGGAGCGAGCGGTTCGGATCGATCTGCGTCCGGCGCTCCCAGATGGCCAGAAACGCCTGCTGCACCAGGTCTTCGGCCACCTCCGGTGCGACGCCCATCCGTTCCAGGTAGTGCAACAGAAACGCATGATAGCGTTCGAAAAACATACGGAACGCCTGCTGGTCTCCATTTCGGATGCGCCGGGCCAGTTCGGCGTCGTCGAGCACGCCGACGGCGCCCTGTCGGGCCAGCAGCAGTAACAGTCCGAGCGTTGCGTCCGTCATGGTCTTCGCGGCGGTTCCCCCGCCGGGTATCGGCAAAAACAGCGCCGGTTGAAGGCGCAGGGCGCCAGGCGCAAGCCATAAACGCGCTTTTACTGGCACTTACAAGCCATATACGGCCGGCCCCGCTTCATAAACACGCACGGGCGTTCGTCAGGTTGTGCCTATACTGTTTTGCCGTTTGAACAATTTTCGCACACCTGTCGGAGACGGGCATGGCAAGGACCTTTCAGGTGCTGGGCATCGGCCTCGGGCTGATGGTGGGACTGGTGGTGCTCTGGATCGGCGCTGTTTACCTCATTTCCGGTCGCCATCTGCAACAGGAGTACACGCTCCACGCCGTCAACCTGACGGTGGCCGACGACTCTGCCACGCTGGCACGTGGGCGCCACGTGGCCACGATCCGGGGTTGCATGGACTGTCACGGCATGGACTTCGGCGGCCAGATCTTCATCGACGATCCACTGCTGGGCCGCTTTGCCGGCCCCAACCTGACCCGCGGCGGACGGGGTGCTGTGCTGACCGTGGCCGACTGGGAGCGGGCCGTCCGCCATGGCGTCCGGAGCGACGGCCGTCCTCTACGCTTCATGCCGGCCATCGAGTACAACCAGCTCAGCGACGAAGACCTGACGGCGCTGATCGCCTACGTGCGTCACCTGTCGCCGGTGGACCGCTCCGATGTGCCGATCCGAATCGGTCCCCTGGGCCGCATGCTGCACGTGACGGGCAACCTGCCGCTGTTGCTCACCGCCCGGCTGATCGACCACGACGCCCCGCACCGGCCGACCCCGCCCTATGGCCCCACGGCTGAATATGGCGCCTACCTGGCCAGTTCGTGCGCCGGGTGCCACGGACCAGGCTTCAGCGGCGGCCCCATCCCCGGCGTCCCGCCCGAATGGCCTCCGGCCTCCAACCTGACGCCCGACCCGGAAACGGGGCTGGGTACCTGGACCGAAGCCGACTTCATGCGCGCACTCCGCGAAGGCCGGCGCCCCGACGGCTCGGCCATCGATGCCCGGTACATGCCCATCCGGTTCACCTCGAAGATGACCGACGTCGAAATCCGGGCGCTCTGGGCGTTCCTCCAGACCCTGCCGCCAACTCCGGAAGGGAACCACTGAACCGGGGCAATGCACGCATCCGGATCGGGCACACACGCGGTGTGCCCCTGCCGCATCCATTCTTTCCGATTGCGGCACGCGCCAACCGCCTCGCTCCCGCATTTTCCCGAGCAGCTACAGCGTTTTCCTTTCTCAAAACACGAAAAAAACCGGAACCTTTCTCCGGGCCGCGCGAAAGACAGCGGCCCTGCAGCAAACGGGCGTCTCTTTTCAGACTCGGTACGTGCAATGAGCTATCCCCTGCGCAATATCGCCATCGTGGCACACGTCGACCACGGCAAGACGACGCTGGTCGACGCCATGCTCTGGCAGAGCGGCATCTTTCGGGCCAATCAGGAGGTCCAGGAGCGCGTGCTCGACTCGCTCGATCTGGAGCGCGAGAAGGGCATCACGATCATGGCCAAAAACACGGCCGTCTGGTACAACGACGTCAAAATCAACATCGTGGACACGCCCGGCCACGCCGACTTCGGCGGCGAAGTCGAGCGCACGCTGCGCATGGTGGACGGCATCATGCTGCTGGTGGACGCGGCCGAAGGTCCCCTGCCCCAGACGCGCTTCGTGCTCTCCAAGGCGCTGGCCCTGAAGCTGCCGGCCATCGTGGTGATCAACAAGATCGACCGACGGGACGCCCGTCCGCGCCAGGTGCTCGACGAGATCTACGATCTGTTCATCGATCTCGACGCCACCGAGGATCAGCTCGACTTCCCCGTCCTGTACACCGTGGCCAAGGAAGGCCGCTGCACGCACGATCCCGACGCGCCGCTGACCGACCTGCGGCCGCTTTTCGAGGCCATCCTGACGCACATTCCGCCGCCTCAGGACGATCCGAACGCTCCGCTGCAGATGCTGGTGACGCACGTGCAGCCCGATCCCTATCGCGGGCCGCTTGCCATCGGCCGCATTGTACAGGGCACGCTCCGCAATCGCCAGCGCGTCCTGCTGTGCCATCGGGACGGCCGCCGCACGCCGGCCTCGGTGACGGCGCTGTTTGAATTCGAGGGCCTGCAGCGCGTCGAAACCGACATGGCCGGTCCGGGCGCCATCGTGGCCGTGGCGGGCATGCAGGGCATCGGCCTGGGCGAGTCGATCACCGATGCCGACGATCCGCATCCGCTGCCGCCGCTGCACATCGACGAGCCCACGCTCTCGATGGAGTTTCGCGTCAACGACGGTCCGTTCGCCGGCCGCGAGGGTCAGTGCGTCACCTCGCGCCACCTGCGCGAGCGTCTTTTCAAAGAAGCCGAAAACAACCTGGCGCTGCGCGTCGAGGAGACCGACTCGCCCGACGCGTTCCTCGTCTACGGCCGCGGCGAGCTCCAGCTGGCGATTCTGATCGAGCAGATGCGCCGCGAGGGGTACGAGTTCACGGTGGGCCAGCCGCGCGTGCTCACGCGCCGCATCGATGGCCAGCTCCACGAGCCCTACGAGCGCGTGCTGATCGACGTGCCCGAGGAATACATGGGCGTCGTCGTGCAGAAGCTGGGCATGCGTCGGGGTGTGCTCACGAAGATGATCAACCACGGCACGGGACGCGTGCGGCTCGAATTCGAGATCCCCGCCCGCGGCCTGATCGGCTACCGGAGCGAGTTCCTGACCGACACGAAAGGCACCGGCCTGCTCAACCACCTCTTCGACGGCTACCGTCCGTGGGCCGGACCCATCACGCACCGGGCCACCGGCGCGCTCGTGGCCGACCGTCCGGGCCGCGTGACGGCCTACGCCATGCTCAACCTGCAGGAACGCGGCGAGCTGTTCGTCGAACCCGGCGACGAAGTGTACACGGGCATGATCGTGGGCGAACACTGCCGCGAAGGCGATCTGGAAGTCAACATCACGCGCGAGAAGAAGCTCACGAACATGCGCGCGGCCACGGCCGAAGGGTTCGAAAAGCTCGTGCCGCCCCGGAAGCTCTCGCTCGAAGAAGCCATCGAGTTCATCCGCGAAGACGAGCTGATCGAAGTCACCCCGAAGGCCATCCGTCTGCGC contains these protein-coding regions:
- a CDS encoding cytochrome c maturation protein CcmE, which codes for MNKRLMKTIVGVVLLGGFFAMVMLSFGEKVGGYMNFEEAAASGSEAHVVGQWVRERPVRYDPARNVFTFYMRDAAGTVRRVEYPNPKPANFEDAEQLVVMGRMRGDVFHAREILMKCPSKYNDMRALQQQSQPPSDAARMPAMPNE
- a CDS encoding CcmD family protein, translated to MKLQALTDTTGIATPYDTIWATADVPTKPPQGIERVMLAEDKLYVVLAVVLIIWFGLILFIFRTDRKLDRLERTLQERLPEANTGLSS
- the ccsA gene encoding cytochrome c biogenesis protein CcsA, whose translation is MAETASIVNLRRYRLIRNAVVVWLTLVVLGAFLLRIPRIHILEHTARNLYFHVPMWFTLMAAALVSAYHSLRYLQSGDPVRDLRAREAARVGIVFGLLGLATGIVWARFTWYLGTSLWWNFDPKQSFVVIQLLIYGAYFVLRSAVEDPEKRGRVAAVYNLFAFVTMPFLLYVLPRQMESLHPGAEGNPAFSDITHPIMRLVFYPAVLGFIGLFWVLYTQRVRLALLERRLEMRKATMLEPES
- a CDS encoding heme exporter protein CcmB, which codes for MKAWLRGFWAVFEKDIKLELRARYAINMLLLFALGALVVMAFAVGPTPLSARVQAALLWTVLLFAAAVGLGRAFISEEERGTMLLLQLNLRPGAVYAGKLLVNFVLLLALNLVAVGAFAVLLRVQVAWPGLLALTLLLGSIGLAGATTLLSALIARAAGGRGALLPVLLFPVLVPLLLSAVEATRSALLVAEGWAAATDELLTLVGFGGAVITAAVLLFDYIWLD
- a CDS encoding ADP-ribosylglycohydrolase family protein → MTEDRMLGALMGTAVGDALGMPVEGLSHTNVRTYYRGIKQYEPDRHRRDLTAGQWTDDTQFTFALAEALTDWLRATDHPYRFDAALAERLAAAYVALLPEARRWGPTSRAAVERLAAGTPWTEAGDAAHPSNGAAMRAAPLGVWWAALEIPFAQALAFLRAVLEVTHRHPAALVAGIGQAFAVAEVLRTSPEAFDPPTFWNRLLEVVQRAEAELGDTSAACSRRLALLADHLRDFPLDLQDLCHGTSARADESWPFAVAMFVRNPDLLEATLLSAINVGGDADTVGAMVGALLGARHGWHAFPDVWRRELEAADRLEASARAFLQALQTARTEPH
- a CDS encoding RNA polymerase sigma factor is translated as MTDATLGLLLLLARQGAVGVLDDAELARRIRNGDQQAFRMFFERYHAFLLHYLERMGVAPEVAEDLVQQAFLAIWERRTQIDPNRSLRAFLFRIGHNRALNHFRDTRRLHSDEALPELSDPSPGADRQTDAALLRARLEEAIARLPERRRAVFELCFLQDLTYREAAEVLGISPKTVENQMTQALRQLRAALADFR
- a CDS encoding c-type cytochrome, giving the protein MARTFQVLGIGLGLMVGLVVLWIGAVYLISGRHLQQEYTLHAVNLTVADDSATLARGRHVATIRGCMDCHGMDFGGQIFIDDPLLGRFAGPNLTRGGRGAVLTVADWERAVRHGVRSDGRPLRFMPAIEYNQLSDEDLTALIAYVRHLSPVDRSDVPIRIGPLGRMLHVTGNLPLLLTARLIDHDAPHRPTPPYGPTAEYGAYLASSCAGCHGPGFSGGPIPGVPPEWPPASNLTPDPETGLGTWTEADFMRALREGRRPDGSAIDARYMPIRFTSKMTDVEIRALWAFLQTLPPTPEGNH
- the typA gene encoding translational GTPase TypA, producing MSYPLRNIAIVAHVDHGKTTLVDAMLWQSGIFRANQEVQERVLDSLDLEREKGITIMAKNTAVWYNDVKINIVDTPGHADFGGEVERTLRMVDGIMLLVDAAEGPLPQTRFVLSKALALKLPAIVVINKIDRRDARPRQVLDEIYDLFIDLDATEDQLDFPVLYTVAKEGRCTHDPDAPLTDLRPLFEAILTHIPPPQDDPNAPLQMLVTHVQPDPYRGPLAIGRIVQGTLRNRQRVLLCHRDGRRTPASVTALFEFEGLQRVETDMAGPGAIVAVAGMQGIGLGESITDADDPHPLPPLHIDEPTLSMEFRVNDGPFAGREGQCVTSRHLRERLFKEAENNLALRVEETDSPDAFLVYGRGELQLAILIEQMRREGYEFTVGQPRVLTRRIDGQLHEPYERVLIDVPEEYMGVVVQKLGMRRGVLTKMINHGTGRVRLEFEIPARGLIGYRSEFLTDTKGTGLLNHLFDGYRPWAGPITHRATGALVADRPGRVTAYAMLNLQERGELFVEPGDEVYTGMIVGEHCREGDLEVNITREKKLTNMRAATAEGFEKLVPPRKLSLEEAIEFIREDELIEVTPKAIRLRKRYLDPHERKRHALRQQQETA